Proteins co-encoded in one Armatimonadota bacterium genomic window:
- a CDS encoding SAF domain-containing protein — MGLLTRLQARAREGRPIRVAVVGAGQMGASLCRRLGRLPGFVLVGACDVVPDRAAAALAHAGVPVGSAGDDGEATRLAHAGRAVATTRADVLLDLPEVDVVVDATGDPDAGGRLALAALARRRAVVTLNVEAEATVGPLLAWQARAAGVVYTLAAGDEPAVLAELVEFARVVGLDVVCAGKGKNNRLDRTATAASVALEAAQRGMSPRMLAAFVDGTKTMAELTVLANATGLVPDRPGLHGPRADLADLLRVFVPVADGGLLQRSGVVDFAVGDVAPGVFVVGRTDDAALRRDLAYLRMGAGPYYLLYRPYHLASLEAPVTIARAVLDGEVTMAASGAPVAECVAAAKRDLHPGDVLDGIGGDAVYGVTLAADEARAREAVPVGVTTGARVRRPVARDALLTAADVELDESLAVVHLRRLQDVLVRDGTLPPLAADAGRLPARAGSA; from the coding sequence ATGGGACTGCTGACGCGCCTGCAGGCGCGCGCGCGCGAGGGACGGCCGATCCGCGTGGCGGTGGTCGGCGCGGGCCAGATGGGCGCGAGCCTGTGCCGGCGGTTGGGACGCCTGCCCGGGTTCGTCCTGGTGGGTGCCTGCGACGTGGTGCCCGACCGCGCGGCGGCGGCGCTGGCGCACGCCGGCGTCCCCGTCGGGTCTGCCGGGGACGACGGTGAGGCCACGCGCCTCGCGCACGCAGGGCGCGCGGTGGCCACCACGCGCGCCGATGTGCTCCTCGACCTGCCCGAGGTCGACGTGGTCGTAGACGCCACGGGCGACCCCGACGCCGGTGGGCGGCTGGCGCTGGCGGCGCTGGCGCGGCGGCGTGCCGTGGTCACCCTCAACGTCGAGGCCGAGGCCACGGTGGGGCCGCTCCTGGCGTGGCAGGCGCGCGCTGCCGGCGTGGTCTACACGCTGGCCGCCGGCGACGAGCCCGCGGTCCTGGCCGAGCTGGTCGAGTTCGCGCGGGTGGTGGGGCTCGACGTGGTCTGTGCGGGGAAGGGCAAGAACAACCGCCTCGACCGTACCGCCACCGCGGCGTCGGTGGCGCTGGAGGCCGCGCAGCGGGGCATGAGCCCGCGCATGCTGGCCGCCTTCGTGGACGGCACCAAGACCATGGCGGAGCTCACGGTCCTGGCCAACGCCACCGGCCTCGTCCCCGACCGCCCTGGCCTCCACGGTCCGCGGGCAGACCTGGCCGACCTGCTGCGCGTGTTCGTGCCCGTCGCCGACGGCGGCCTCCTGCAGCGCAGCGGTGTGGTCGACTTCGCCGTGGGCGACGTGGCGCCCGGGGTCTTCGTGGTGGGCCGGACGGACGATGCTGCGTTGCGGCGGGACCTCGCCTACCTCCGGATGGGTGCGGGGCCCTACTACCTGCTCTACCGTCCGTACCACCTGGCCAGCCTGGAGGCGCCGGTGACGATCGCGCGCGCCGTGCTCGACGGCGAGGTGACCATGGCGGCATCCGGCGCCCCCGTGGCCGAGTGCGTCGCGGCCGCCAAGCGCGACCTCCACCCGGGCGACGTGCTCGACGGCATCGGCGGGGATGCGGTCTACGGCGTGACCCTGGCGGCCGACGAGGCGCGGGCGCGCGAGGCCGTGCCGGTGGGGGTGACCACCGGGGCGCGCGTGCGCCGCCCGGTGGCCCGCGACGCGCTGCTGACGGCGGCCGACGTTGAGCTCGACGAGTCCCTGGCCGTGGTGCACCTGCGGCGGCTGCAGGACGTCCTGGTGCGCGACGGCACGCTGCCGCCGCTGGCCGCAGACGCCGGGCGCCTGCCCGCGCGGGCGGGATCGGCATGA
- a CDS encoding HAD-IA family hydrolase translates to MRCVLFDLDGTLLDSYRLISEAFRHACQEVLGRDLTEEEITADWGAPLRRRFERLPGVRPEQVRPLMDAYLTAYEAAHDRLARLFPGVPEMLDALRARGCRMAIVTSKRRRTTDLAVRAFGLDRWIDVVVTEQDTPRPKPAPDPIWHALHALGATPADALLVGDGVFDIEAARRAGVRAVAALWGSREAGRLRAAGPDYEAAHPADVVALVDDLRRK, encoded by the coding sequence GTGCGGTGCGTCCTCTTCGACCTGGACGGCACGCTCCTCGACTCGTACCGCCTGATCAGCGAGGCGTTCCGTCACGCCTGCCAGGAGGTGCTGGGGCGCGACCTCACCGAGGAGGAGATCACCGCCGACTGGGGCGCGCCGTTGCGGCGGCGGTTCGAACGCCTCCCCGGCGTGCGGCCCGAGCAGGTGCGGCCGCTCATGGACGCCTACCTGACCGCCTACGAGGCGGCCCACGACCGCCTGGCCCGTCTCTTCCCCGGGGTCCCCGAGATGCTGGACGCACTGCGGGCGCGCGGCTGCCGCATGGCCATCGTGACGTCGAAGCGCCGGCGCACCACCGACCTGGCGGTGCGTGCTTTCGGCCTCGACCGGTGGATCGACGTCGTGGTGACCGAGCAGGACACACCGCGCCCCAAGCCGGCGCCCGACCCGATCTGGCATGCGCTGCACGCGTTGGGGGCCACCCCTGCCGACGCGCTGCTGGTCGGGGACGGCGTCTTCGACATCGAGGCGGCGCGGCGCGCGGGCGTGCGGGCCGTGGCGGCGCTATGGGGCAGCCGCGAAGCCGGGCGGCTGCGGGCGGCCGGCCCGGACTACGAGGCGGCCCACCCCGCGGACGTGGTGGCCCTGGTCGACGACCTCCGCCGCAAGTGA
- a CDS encoding sugar phosphate isomerase/epimerase family protein: protein MPTVEERYEVELYCGRCRRATAHLVAPGAGGLSRVLCAVCGRAVAVDTLHFMEQYVNSVARRLLAKPFEITTEFRRSPREFITTLPGRVFTKPFRVAAELRATMDIVRPRPRPRRRHRPVLAAAPGELPPVQRHCQVLLSAPLLWAHDPADVLDAAVEFGYDGVELWAYHLVRDGADPAALGEAARRRGLVVVLHALSWDLNVTSTLEGIRRASLEALQTSLAMAVALGARLVVMHPGRTTAPHDDAEAYWPGLVAAVRTLADEAAARGLVVGVEHMEPRQGEFVVTPADANRLVREVDRANVGTVVDVAHIPWGEDEVAFIAQLERVVHVHLSDADEARLHLPLGQGGRDLARILAGLRDYRAAIALEGFSLGAGRDLARWNKARFEELWREAVVPT, encoded by the coding sequence GTGCCGACCGTCGAGGAACGCTACGAGGTCGAACTCTACTGCGGGCGCTGCCGGCGGGCCACGGCGCACCTGGTGGCGCCCGGGGCCGGCGGGCTGTCGCGCGTGCTGTGCGCGGTCTGCGGCCGCGCCGTGGCCGTCGACACCCTGCACTTCATGGAGCAGTACGTCAACAGCGTGGCGCGTCGCCTGCTGGCCAAGCCCTTCGAGATCACCACCGAGTTCCGGCGGAGCCCGCGGGAGTTCATCACCACGCTGCCCGGGCGCGTCTTCACCAAGCCCTTCCGCGTGGCGGCCGAACTGCGGGCGACCATGGACATCGTGCGCCCGCGGCCCCGGCCGCGGCGCCGCCACCGGCCGGTGCTGGCCGCCGCGCCGGGCGAGTTGCCGCCGGTGCAGCGCCACTGCCAGGTGCTGCTGAGCGCGCCGCTGCTGTGGGCGCACGACCCCGCCGACGTGCTGGATGCCGCCGTGGAGTTCGGCTACGACGGCGTCGAGCTGTGGGCCTACCACCTGGTGCGCGACGGCGCCGACCCCGCGGCGCTCGGGGAGGCCGCGCGCCGGCGGGGCCTCGTGGTGGTCCTGCACGCGCTCAGCTGGGACCTGAACGTCACCTCGACGCTGGAGGGCATCCGCCGGGCGTCGCTGGAGGCGCTGCAGACGTCGCTCGCCATGGCGGTGGCCCTGGGCGCCCGGCTCGTGGTGATGCACCCCGGGCGCACCACGGCGCCGCACGACGACGCCGAGGCCTACTGGCCCGGGCTGGTGGCGGCGGTCCGCACGCTGGCCGACGAGGCGGCGGCCAGGGGCCTGGTGGTGGGCGTCGAGCACATGGAGCCGCGCCAGGGCGAGTTCGTCGTAACGCCCGCTGACGCCAACCGGCTGGTGCGCGAGGTCGACCGCGCCAACGTCGGCACCGTGGTCGACGTCGCGCACATCCCATGGGGCGAGGACGAGGTGGCGTTCATCGCGCAGCTCGAGCGGGTGGTCCACGTCCACCTCAGCGACGCCGACGAGGCGCGTCTGCACCTCCCCCTGGGCCAGGGCGGCCGCGACCTCGCGCGCATCCTGGCGGGGCTGCGCGACTACCGGGCGGCCATCGCCCTGGAGGGCTTCTCGCTGGGCGCCGGGCGCGACCTGGCCCGCTGGAACAAGGCGCGCTTCGAGGAGCTCTGGCGCGAGGCCGTGGTGCCGACCTGA
- a CDS encoding patatin-like phospholipase family protein encodes MAVTTRLALVLSGGVSLGAYQAGAVAELLWALEHRLDASAPVVLDVVTGASAGAMTAAVLARALMVDRAAAADLHRAWVREISFAQLTEGPPGASFFSDRAIWALARAILLRHPATAARPAAGPHPAAPATLRVAFALANLNGVRYSLGYANTPGRFDTALFADWITFTVRAGVPADWQAIARAAIASGAFPFAFPTVRLERRLADYRHADIYAPDGMRAFTYADGGLFNNEPVGLARDLVEAVEDEEPAAAADRRVYLLVDPFPGAAAVAPDLGEAPLSARVLADRLLNAVLGEASKRDWIRASRINTRLRWQDRLLDCLAAVVADAPAPSRAAAAARAADLVAEIATFKGTRAAGETVPPEEARRRHLDENLRRLGPLLARDDALYARVRDDPAAAALFLDLAYALENVAGLRNKVDLDLHLIAPAPGTLAGDFLGNFGGFFDEAWREHDYRRGRADARQVLEALAQTVPALAYVPDAAEAYRPARDLSAVGGPDVPPAAAAHLAARLAAHLACALVPSARPRLWRALATLGARIAARRIVAGLLRRPAGS; translated from the coding sequence GTGGCCGTGACGACGCGGCTGGCGCTGGTGCTCTCGGGCGGCGTCTCGCTGGGCGCCTACCAGGCGGGCGCGGTCGCCGAGCTGCTCTGGGCCCTCGAACATCGCCTCGACGCGTCTGCACCCGTCGTGCTCGACGTGGTCACGGGGGCGTCGGCGGGGGCGATGACCGCAGCGGTGCTGGCCCGCGCGCTGATGGTCGACCGCGCCGCGGCGGCCGACCTGCACCGCGCCTGGGTCAGGGAGATCTCGTTCGCGCAGCTGACCGAGGGGCCGCCGGGTGCGAGCTTCTTCTCCGATCGGGCCATCTGGGCGCTGGCCCGGGCGATCCTGCTCCGCCACCCCGCGACGGCTGCGCGTCCCGCGGCGGGCCCCCACCCCGCGGCCCCCGCCACCCTGCGCGTGGCGTTCGCGCTCGCCAACCTGAACGGTGTGCGCTACTCACTGGGGTACGCCAACACCCCGGGACGGTTCGACACCGCGCTCTTCGCCGACTGGATCACCTTCACGGTGCGGGCGGGCGTTCCCGCCGACTGGCAGGCGATCGCCCGGGCGGCGATCGCCTCCGGCGCGTTTCCGTTCGCATTCCCCACCGTCCGCCTCGAGCGGCGCCTGGCCGACTACCGGCACGCGGACATCTACGCGCCGGACGGCATGCGGGCCTTCACCTACGCCGACGGCGGGCTGTTCAACAACGAGCCGGTGGGGCTGGCCCGCGACCTCGTCGAGGCGGTGGAAGACGAGGAGCCGGCAGCGGCGGCCGACCGCAGGGTCTACCTCCTCGTCGACCCGTTCCCCGGTGCGGCGGCGGTGGCACCGGACCTGGGCGAGGCGCCGCTGTCTGCGCGCGTGCTGGCCGATCGACTCCTCAACGCGGTGCTGGGCGAGGCGTCCAAGCGCGACTGGATCCGCGCCAGCCGCATCAACACGCGGCTGCGCTGGCAGGACCGCCTGCTCGACTGCCTGGCGGCCGTGGTCGCCGACGCCCCGGCACCGTCGCGCGCGGCGGCCGCAGCGCGGGCCGCGGACCTGGTGGCGGAGATCGCAACGTTCAAGGGCACCCGCGCGGCCGGCGAGACCGTCCCGCCCGAGGAGGCACGCCGCCGCCACCTCGACGAGAACCTGCGCCGCCTGGGCCCGCTGCTGGCCCGCGACGACGCGCTCTACGCGCGGGTGCGCGACGATCCCGCGGCGGCCGCGCTCTTCCTCGACCTGGCCTACGCGCTCGAGAACGTCGCGGGGCTGCGCAACAAAGTCGACCTGGACCTGCACCTCATCGCGCCGGCGCCCGGCACGCTGGCCGGCGACTTCCTGGGCAACTTCGGCGGCTTCTTCGACGAGGCATGGCGCGAGCACGACTACCGCCGCGGACGCGCCGACGCCCGGCAGGTGCTGGAGGCGCTGGCACAGACGGTGCCCGCGCTGGCCTACGTCCCGGATGCCGCGGAAGCCTACCGCCCCGCGCGCGACCTAAGCGCGGTGGGCGGCCCCGACGTGCCACCTGCGGCCGCCGCGCACCTGGCGGCGCGGCTCGCCGCACACCTCGCCTGCGCCCTTGTCCCCTCCGCGCGGCCGCGCCTGTGGCGCGCGCTGGCGACGCTGGGCGCCCGCATCGCGGCCCGGCGCATCGTGGCGGGGCTGCTGCGCCGTCCCGCCGGCAGCTAG
- a CDS encoding sugar-binding domain-containing protein has translation MSRGETGAGETRAMEGRTQAARAGARAAALLAKVADLYYLRDLTQQEIAARLGLSRPTVSRLLRRAREVGVVRIEIAAPPGTHHELERALEDRFGLREAIVVTGDAGDPEATRRALGRAGARYLERALQGGARVGISWGTTLRAVVDHLRPRPLRPVVVPLVGGVGQVAPGIHANDLAAGLAAAFAGQAHLLHAPAIVAAPALARALLADVGIRRVLAQARTVDVAVVGIGALVPSSTLVRSGYFSAADLAQLRRRGAVGDICTRAYTATGAPVDGALDRRILAVTLDDLRRIRTVVAVAGGAEKAAAIAGALRGGLVDVLVTDHVAAAAVLDAARTATVASAARAEGVR, from the coding sequence ATGAGCCGCGGCGAGACGGGCGCGGGCGAGACGCGCGCGATGGAGGGCCGGACACAGGCCGCGCGCGCGGGGGCGCGCGCCGCCGCGCTGCTGGCCAAGGTGGCCGACCTGTACTACCTGCGCGACCTCACGCAGCAGGAGATCGCCGCACGCCTGGGGCTGTCGCGGCCCACGGTCTCGCGCCTGCTGCGGCGCGCCCGCGAGGTGGGCGTCGTGCGCATCGAGATCGCGGCCCCGCCCGGGACGCACCACGAGCTCGAGCGCGCCCTGGAGGACCGCTTCGGCCTGCGCGAGGCCATCGTGGTCACCGGCGACGCCGGCGATCCCGAGGCGACGCGGCGCGCGCTGGGCCGCGCCGGCGCCCGCTACCTCGAACGCGCGCTGCAGGGCGGTGCGCGCGTGGGCATCTCGTGGGGGACCACGCTGCGGGCGGTGGTGGACCACCTGCGGCCCCGGCCATTGCGGCCGGTGGTCGTGCCGCTGGTGGGCGGCGTCGGGCAGGTGGCACCCGGCATCCACGCCAACGACCTGGCCGCCGGCCTGGCCGCTGCGTTCGCGGGCCAGGCCCACCTGCTCCACGCGCCGGCCATCGTCGCAGCGCCCGCGCTGGCGCGCGCCCTGCTGGCCGACGTCGGCATCCGACGGGTGCTGGCGCAGGCGCGGACGGTGGACGTGGCGGTGGTGGGGATCGGCGCGCTCGTGCCGTCGTCCACGCTGGTGCGCAGCGGCTACTTCTCGGCGGCCGACCTGGCGCAGCTGCGGCGGCGGGGCGCCGTGGGCGACATCTGCACGCGGGCCTACACCGCGACGGGCGCACCCGTCGACGGCGCCCTCGACCGGCGCATCCTGGCGGTGACCCTCGACGACCTCCGGCGCATCCGCACCGTGGTGGCGGTGGCCGGCGGGGCAGAGAAGGCGGCGGCGATCGCCGGGGCGCTGCGGGGCGGCCTGGTGGACGTGCTCGTCACCGACCACGTGGCGGCCGCCGCCGTGCTGGACGCTGCCCGCACCGCGACGGTGGCCTCCGCAGCGCGCGCGGAGGGCGTACGGTGA
- a CDS encoding ABC transporter substrate-binding protein: MMRGVLVAILIALLAAGGPGAAGAGPAVSGTFTLYTSESEDDINLLVGDFKRRHPGVDVKIFRAGSGPVVAKLQAELQGGRIQADVIWFADIAFFQDLARRDLLLAYAPPTGRRADPKLHYDGNRYHEVRLIFNVVAFNTNHVRFRPTSWWDLTLPRYRGRAGMPNPFVSGAAFAHVGTFASMREFGWDYYRKLKENDARILRANGDVLRALAAGEISIAQIVDFFVRAAKAQGSPVDHIWPQEGAVLVPTPIAIIKGTPNEAAAKAFLDYLYTPEAQRLFVQRAYVPVIPGIPLPQGAPDPSDLKLIQTNLGYIDRHREEIKRTFSELFGIQ, encoded by the coding sequence ATGATGCGTGGCGTGCTGGTCGCGATCCTGATCGCCCTGCTGGCGGCGGGCGGCCCGGGGGCCGCGGGCGCCGGGCCTGCAGTCAGCGGGACGTTCACGCTCTATACGTCAGAGTCCGAGGACGACATCAACCTGCTGGTGGGCGACTTCAAGCGACGCCATCCGGGCGTCGACGTGAAGATCTTCCGGGCCGGCTCGGGGCCGGTGGTCGCCAAGCTGCAGGCCGAGCTCCAGGGCGGCCGCATCCAGGCCGACGTCATCTGGTTCGCCGACATCGCCTTCTTCCAGGACCTGGCCCGGCGCGACCTGCTGCTGGCCTACGCCCCGCCCACCGGCCGACGGGCCGACCCCAAGCTGCACTACGACGGCAACCGCTACCACGAGGTGCGCCTGATCTTCAACGTGGTGGCGTTCAACACCAACCACGTCCGGTTCCGGCCGACGTCGTGGTGGGACCTGACGCTGCCGCGCTACCGGGGCCGCGCGGGCATGCCCAACCCGTTCGTCTCGGGCGCCGCCTTCGCCCACGTCGGCACCTTCGCCAGCATGCGGGAGTTCGGGTGGGACTACTACCGCAAGCTGAAGGAGAACGACGCCAGGATCCTCCGCGCGAACGGCGACGTGCTGCGGGCGCTGGCCGCCGGCGAGATCAGCATCGCCCAGATCGTCGACTTCTTCGTGCGCGCGGCCAAGGCCCAGGGCTCGCCGGTGGACCACATCTGGCCCCAGGAGGGCGCCGTGCTGGTGCCCACGCCGATCGCCATCATCAAGGGGACGCCCAACGAGGCCGCCGCCAAGGCGTTCCTCGACTACCTGTACACGCCCGAGGCCCAGCGCCTGTTCGTGCAGCGGGCGTACGTGCCGGTGATCCCGGGCATCCCGCTGCCGCAGGGGGCGCCCGATCCGTCCGACCTGAAGCTCATCCAGACCAACCTGGGCTACATCGACAGGCACCGCGAGGAGATCAAGCGGACCTTCTCGGAGCTGTTCGGCATCCAGTGA
- a CDS encoding alpha-ketoacid dehydrogenase subunit beta, translating to MTATRELTYREALREALRAEMRRDPRVVLLGEDIGVYGGAFAVTDGLLAEFGPERVRDTPISEAAITGCAIGAALTGLRPVLEIQFMDFITLAMEQLVLQAAKIRYMFGGKARVPMVVRTPAGSGTGAAAQHSESLEAWFAHVPGLKVVAPATPADAAGLLLASIRDDNPVVFVEHKLLYKERGPVPEPLTPVPLGQAAVVRPGSDVTVIATSVMVGRALAAAARLAQEGISVEVVDPRTLRPLDVPTLEASARKTGRVVIVYEATKTLGIGAEIAARLAETETFYYLDAPIVRLGGQECPLPYNRTLERAAVPQEEDIVAAVRQVLGG from the coding sequence ATGACGGCCACGCGTGAGCTCACCTACCGCGAGGCGCTGCGCGAGGCCCTGCGCGCGGAGATGCGCCGTGACCCGCGGGTCGTGCTGCTGGGCGAGGACATCGGCGTCTACGGCGGCGCGTTCGCGGTCACCGACGGCCTGCTGGCCGAGTTCGGCCCCGAGCGGGTGCGCGACACGCCCATCTCGGAGGCCGCCATCACCGGGTGCGCCATCGGCGCGGCCCTCACGGGCCTGCGGCCCGTGCTGGAGATCCAGTTCATGGACTTCATCACGCTGGCCATGGAGCAGCTGGTGCTGCAGGCCGCGAAGATCCGCTACATGTTCGGTGGCAAGGCGCGTGTGCCCATGGTGGTCCGCACGCCTGCGGGCTCGGGCACCGGCGCCGCCGCCCAGCACTCCGAGAGCCTGGAGGCGTGGTTCGCGCACGTGCCCGGGTTGAAGGTGGTGGCGCCGGCCACGCCGGCCGACGCGGCCGGGCTGCTGCTGGCGAGCATCCGTGACGACAACCCGGTGGTGTTCGTGGAGCACAAGCTGCTCTACAAGGAGCGCGGCCCCGTGCCCGAGCCGCTGACCCCGGTACCGCTGGGCCAGGCCGCGGTGGTGCGCCCGGGCAGCGACGTCACCGTGATCGCCACGTCGGTGATGGTCGGGCGCGCCCTGGCCGCCGCCGCCCGGCTGGCGCAGGAGGGCATCAGCGTCGAGGTGGTCGATCCCCGCACCCTGCGGCCGCTCGACGTGCCCACGCTGGAGGCCTCGGCGCGCAAGACCGGGCGCGTGGTCATCGTCTACGAGGCCACCAAGACCCTGGGCATCGGCGCCGAGATCGCCGCGCGGCTGGCCGAGACGGAGACGTTCTACTACCTCGACGCGCCCATCGTGCGCCTGGGCGGACAGGAGTGCCCGCTGCCGTACAACCGCACCCTCGAGCGCGCCGCGGTGCCGCAAGAGGAGGACATCGTCGCCGCCGTCCGGCAGGTGCTGGGCGGCTAG
- a CDS encoding iron ABC transporter permease, with product MQEAAVPLRRTDWPRAALRVGAAAAAVALAGLLLVLVLYPSVVLILQSFVAEGRLSMAHYVRLARDPAAQRVLVNSLVTSGWATVGGTALGAVLAWLVARTDLPGRGLWRTLLLLPYMIPPFIGAIAWVYLAGPAGYLNQAWRALTGAQEPLVVIYGQAGIVLVLILYGYPIAYLAALGVLERMDPSLEAAARLAGAGPWRVLRDVTLPLAAPGVLAGALLLAMSSLANFGIPAVLGFPARYFVLPTRIYTTILNFDLRDNLRVAAALSMWLVAIAGVLLAAQRALLRRGRFTVVGGQTAQRHLVALGRWRGPVAALLGLFVCISAGLPFLAVLLTSLIRAYGLPPHWEHFTLQHYATALFGIPKVHRALLNSLLLAGGAATLVVILGAAIGYLRTRARLPGAGAVDLLVMLPYAVPGTVVALAMILAWVRPVPVLGIRLYDTIWILLVAYVARFLAFGVRTAAAGLAQVHESLEEAARCSGARPLQAFRDIVLPIIRPSLIAGWLLAFIPAVAELTLSILLFSVGNETLGVVIFGLHDEGKIALSAALAVLVTTLLVAFNLLARRVLQGEVGV from the coding sequence ATGCAGGAGGCCGCCGTCCCGCTGCGCCGGACGGACTGGCCGCGCGCCGCCCTGCGCGTGGGGGCCGCCGCGGCCGCCGTGGCGCTTGCGGGACTCCTGCTGGTGCTGGTGCTCTACCCCTCGGTGGTCCTCATCCTCCAGTCGTTCGTCGCCGAGGGGCGTCTCTCGATGGCGCACTACGTGCGCCTGGCCCGCGACCCGGCGGCCCAGCGCGTGCTGGTCAACAGCCTGGTGACCTCGGGGTGGGCGACCGTGGGCGGCACGGCCCTGGGCGCGGTGCTGGCCTGGCTCGTGGCCCGCACCGACCTGCCGGGCCGCGGCCTCTGGCGCACCCTGCTCCTGCTGCCCTACATGATCCCGCCGTTCATCGGCGCCATCGCGTGGGTCTACCTGGCTGGCCCCGCCGGGTACCTCAACCAGGCGTGGCGCGCGCTGACCGGCGCCCAGGAGCCGCTGGTGGTGATCTACGGCCAGGCCGGGATCGTGCTGGTCCTGATCCTCTACGGCTACCCCATCGCGTACCTGGCGGCGCTGGGCGTGCTCGAGCGCATGGACCCGTCGCTGGAAGCCGCGGCGCGCCTGGCGGGCGCGGGCCCCTGGCGCGTGCTGCGCGACGTCACGCTGCCGCTGGCCGCGCCGGGCGTGCTGGCCGGCGCGCTGCTGCTGGCCATGTCGTCGCTGGCCAACTTCGGCATCCCCGCGGTGCTGGGCTTTCCCGCCCGCTACTTCGTGCTGCCCACGCGCATCTACACCACGATCCTGAACTTCGACCTGCGCGACAACCTGCGGGTGGCCGCCGCGCTGTCGATGTGGCTGGTGGCGATCGCGGGCGTGCTGCTGGCGGCGCAGCGCGCGCTCCTGCGCCGCGGGCGGTTCACCGTCGTGGGCGGTCAGACCGCCCAGCGGCACCTGGTGGCGCTGGGTCGGTGGCGCGGCCCGGTGGCGGCGCTCCTGGGCCTGTTCGTGTGCATCAGCGCCGGGCTGCCCTTCCTGGCGGTGCTGTTGACCTCGCTCATCCGCGCCTACGGCCTGCCACCCCACTGGGAGCACTTCACCCTGCAGCACTACGCCACGGCGCTGTTTGGCATCCCCAAGGTGCACCGCGCGCTGCTCAACAGCCTGCTGCTGGCCGGCGGCGCCGCCACGCTGGTGGTGATCCTGGGCGCGGCCATCGGCTACCTGCGCACCCGTGCACGCCTCCCCGGCGCCGGGGCGGTGGACCTGCTGGTCATGCTGCCCTACGCGGTGCCGGGGACGGTGGTCGCGCTGGCGATGATCCTGGCCTGGGTGCGGCCGGTGCCCGTGCTCGGCATCCGGCTCTACGACACGATCTGGATCCTGCTGGTGGCGTACGTAGCGCGCTTCCTGGCGTTTGGCGTGCGTACGGCGGCAGCGGGCCTGGCCCAGGTGCACGAGTCGCTGGAAGAGGCCGCGCGGTGCAGCGGGGCGCGCCCGCTGCAGGCGTTTCGCGACATCGTGCTGCCCATCATCCGTCCCAGCCTGATCGCCGGATGGCTGCTGGCGTTCATCCCGGCGGTGGCCGAACTCACCCTGTCGATCCTGCTGTTCTCGGTGGGCAACGAGACGCTGGGCGTGGTGATCTTCGGGCTGCACGACGAGGGCAAGATCGCCCTGAGCGCGGCCCTGGCGGTGCTGGTCACCACCCTGCTGGTGGCCTTCAACCTGCTGGCCCGGCGCGTGCTGCAGGGCGAGGTCGGGGTCTAA